The following are encoded together in the Equus quagga isolate Etosha38 chromosome 15, UCLA_HA_Equagga_1.0, whole genome shotgun sequence genome:
- the LOC124227187 gene encoding uncharacterized protein LOC124227187: protein MTSTMAWTPLLTLIVLCTGSWAQSVLTQQASVSGNLGQRVTISCTGSSSDISDYDVHWYQQLPGMAPKLIIYDNSKQPSGVPEGFSGSKSGNSATLTITGLKSEDDADYYCECYDDSLSAHTVLQACGEVRQKPASPPAMGLPCAAPTPWPCQLLPWFLWPQTFYDSIQDALFRDCVLVLSHSSPTACVWFEHIIDFLKSSRHSWMWRQAALATASMQCVSPAGLPQRKNTDELA, encoded by the exons ATGACCTCCACCATGGCCTGgacccctctcctcaccctcatTGTTCTCTGCACAG GATCCTGGGCCCAGTCTGTGCTGACTCAGCAGGCCTCAGTGTCTGGGAATCTGGGCCAGAGGGTCACCATCTCCTGCACTGGAAGCAGCTCCGACATCAGTGATTATGATGTGCACTGGTACCAACAGCTCCCGGGAATGGCCCCCAAACTCATCATCTATGATAACAGCAAACAGCCATCTGGGGTCCCAGAAGGATTCTCTGGCTCCAAGTCTGGCAACTCGGCCACCCTGACCATCACTGGGCTCAAGTCTGAGGACGACGCTGATTATTACTGTGAGTGCTATGATGACAGCCTGAGTGCTCACACAGTGCTCCAGGCctgtggggaagtgagacagaaaCCTGCTTCCCCCCCAGCCATGGGGCTTCCCTGTGCAGCCCCCACTCCTTGGCCATGTCAGCTGCTTCCTTGGTTTCTTTGGCCCCAAACTTTCTATGACTCAATCCAGGATGCTTTGTTTAGAGACTGTGTCCTCGTCCTCTCCCATTCTTCCCCCACTGCCTGTGTCTGGTTTGAACACATTATTGATTTTCTCAAATCGAGCAGACATTCCTGGATGTGGAGGCAGGCGGCGCTGGCCACAGCATCCATGCAGTGTGTTAGTCCGGCAGGGCTGCCACAGCGAAAAAACACAGATGAGTTGGCTTAA